In Pseudovibrio brasiliensis, the following are encoded in one genomic region:
- a CDS encoding NnrS family protein, with amino-acid sequence MSTTMEQVRSWQGPALFSYGFRPFFLASAIWAVVIMLLWIPMVSGHIELPIAFDPVSWHAHEFLFGYLNAVVAGFLLTAIPNWTGRMPIVGKPLILLFSLWVIGRVAILFGDYLPAGLVAMLDISMPLMLALACLREIMAGKNWRNLIVLALMALLIIANLLFHWEAWSDGYAANGYGMRLGISTMVLMVGLIGGRIIPSFTRNWLVKQGSKDLPVGPMQKFDKLSLLILLVGLLNWTGTEDHWLAGVALVIAGGLHFARLARWKGQYTFKEPLVLVLHVAYLFVPTGLLLLGLAILLPDQLDVTGSQHLLMAGVMGMMTLAVMTRATLGHTGQDLKASKGTTFLYCAMTLSILLRFTAGQMPEMATRLYDVSALAWILAFVVYVVTYGPLLVRRR; translated from the coding sequence ATGTCGACTACAATGGAACAAGTCAGATCCTGGCAGGGCCCTGCGCTTTTCAGTTACGGGTTCAGACCATTTTTCCTCGCCAGTGCCATTTGGGCAGTTGTGATTATGCTGCTCTGGATTCCGATGGTTTCGGGACATATCGAACTCCCGATCGCGTTTGATCCGGTCTCATGGCATGCCCATGAGTTCCTGTTTGGCTATCTGAATGCGGTGGTGGCCGGGTTCTTGCTGACTGCAATTCCCAACTGGACCGGGCGGATGCCGATTGTTGGCAAGCCGTTGATTTTGCTCTTTAGCTTATGGGTGATTGGTCGTGTGGCGATCCTGTTTGGGGACTATCTGCCAGCTGGTCTGGTTGCCATGCTGGATATCTCCATGCCATTGATGCTCGCATTGGCTTGTTTGCGCGAGATTATGGCAGGTAAGAACTGGCGAAATCTGATCGTTCTTGCTTTGATGGCGCTGCTCATCATCGCCAACCTGCTGTTCCACTGGGAAGCCTGGAGCGATGGGTACGCTGCAAATGGCTATGGTATGCGCCTTGGCATCTCCACCATGGTGCTGATGGTTGGCTTGATCGGCGGTCGTATCATCCCGTCCTTCACCCGCAACTGGCTCGTGAAGCAAGGCAGCAAAGATCTCCCTGTGGGCCCGATGCAGAAGTTCGACAAGCTCTCCTTGCTGATCCTTCTGGTAGGGTTGTTGAACTGGACAGGAACGGAAGATCATTGGCTTGCAGGTGTGGCGCTTGTGATTGCAGGTGGCCTCCACTTTGCGCGTCTAGCGCGCTGGAAAGGGCAATACACCTTCAAAGAGCCTCTCGTTCTGGTACTCCATGTGGCATACCTATTCGTCCCCACAGGCCTGTTACTTCTGGGCCTTGCAATCCTCCTCCCAGACCAGCTTGATGTCACCGGCTCCCAACACCTTCTCATGGCTGGTGTGATGGGCATGATGACCCTCGCCGTCATGACCCGCGCCACCCTCGGCCACACCGGTCAGGATCTCAAAGCGAGCAAAGGCACCACCTTCCTCTACTGCGCCATGACCCTCTCCATCCTCCTCCGCTTCACCGCAGGACAGATGCCAGAGATGGCTACTAGGCTCTATGATGTTTCGGCCCTAGCATGGATACTGGCATTTGTTGTGTACGTGGTGACGTACGGGCCGTTGTTGGTGAGGAGGCGGTGA
- a CDS encoding serine hydrolase domain-containing protein: MSDGRKLLCWTFFGFAVCGLLIPLITDASGTQTYINLASFALIYTVGVGLLTAITFWVYRLMAKAHSSWQALALIPSKAMVVFMIGFGLFWFDFSSPRPHAMFGEYSYSYALPTLRKDGWSVGEATSEGIDTKVIKTIVERFVSDPKFKWQHSFVLIKNNKILVEEYFYEHTVDTLHDLRSANKSITSILVGIALQQGLISSVNDPISMYLPEYEELFAGAPDKAAITIEHMLTMQSGLDANDWDRNSPGNENRVYQSDGDWIHKLFALQMINEPGTTFSYSSIGEIALRQAIMNASGMPLDEFAKKYLFEPLSIQNYQWTHRLPNRSDVPYRVQLTSRNFAKLGQLYLNQGTWQGDQIVSSDWVKASTTKHATTTEKQLGFPGYGYLWWKHDFWVEDELFEGFQAQGNGGQFLFVFPKLNSIIVFTSRNFGNSRQINPLQITRDEIVPMLAAARG, from the coding sequence ATGTCTGATGGTCGCAAGTTACTTTGCTGGACATTTTTTGGCTTTGCCGTCTGTGGCTTGTTAATCCCATTGATTACGGATGCCAGCGGTACGCAAACCTATATAAATCTTGCTAGTTTTGCTTTGATCTACACTGTAGGTGTTGGGCTCTTAACAGCCATAACTTTCTGGGTGTACCGATTGATGGCCAAGGCACATTCAAGTTGGCAGGCGTTAGCTTTGATACCGAGCAAGGCCATGGTGGTCTTCATGATTGGTTTTGGCCTGTTTTGGTTTGATTTCAGCAGCCCAAGACCGCATGCAATGTTTGGTGAGTACTCTTACTCTTATGCACTTCCAACTTTGAGAAAAGACGGTTGGTCGGTTGGGGAAGCAACAAGCGAAGGCATTGATACGAAGGTCATAAAGACAATTGTTGAGCGATTTGTAAGCGATCCCAAATTCAAGTGGCAACATAGTTTTGTCTTAATCAAAAACAATAAGATACTGGTCGAGGAGTATTTCTATGAGCACACAGTTGACACTTTGCATGATCTGCGATCAGCAAACAAATCCATAACATCAATCTTAGTTGGAATAGCGCTCCAGCAAGGACTTATTTCCAGCGTTAATGACCCGATTTCTATGTACTTGCCTGAGTATGAGGAGTTGTTTGCAGGCGCTCCCGACAAAGCAGCTATTACGATAGAACATATGCTCACTATGCAGTCAGGTCTTGATGCCAATGATTGGGATAGAAACTCCCCTGGCAATGAAAACAGGGTTTATCAAAGTGATGGGGACTGGATACACAAGCTATTTGCTCTGCAAATGATTAATGAGCCCGGCACCACTTTTTCTTACTCGAGCATCGGGGAGATTGCGCTGCGGCAAGCTATTATGAACGCAAGTGGTATGCCGCTCGATGAGTTTGCGAAGAAATATTTGTTTGAGCCCTTGAGTATTCAAAACTACCAATGGACACACAGGCTTCCTAACCGGAGTGATGTTCCTTATCGGGTTCAGTTAACAAGCCGGAATTTTGCTAAACTTGGGCAGCTCTACCTTAATCAAGGGACTTGGCAGGGTGACCAGATAGTTTCCTCTGACTGGGTTAAAGCTTCCACGACTAAACATGCTACGACCACCGAAAAACAGCTAGGTTTTCCCGGCTACGGATATCTCTGGTGGAAGCACGATTTTTGGGTAGAAGATGAGCTGTTTGAGGGTTTTCAGGCCCAGGGTAATGGAGGTCAATTTTTGTTTGTCTTTCCCAAATTGAACTCAATAATTGTGTTTACCAGTAGAAACTTCGGCAACAGCCGCCAAATCAATCCGTTGCAAATCACACGTGATGAAATCGTGCCGATGTTGGCGGCTGCAAGGGGTTAG
- a CDS encoding GNAT family N-acetyltransferase gives MDDWPAYLNLMVSPRSHFMGGPVSERFAWGIFCHDVAQWNLLGHGALMIVDRSSKHCVGQVGINAGPFFPEHELGWFVYEGFEGNGYAYEAAETLKRWAFKELRLPTLVSYIDPENVKSCRLARRLHGTLDTDAPREDPEDLVFRYENDT, from the coding sequence ATGGACGACTGGCCAGCATATCTGAATTTAATGGTGTCCCCTCGGTCTCACTTTATGGGAGGCCCGGTCTCTGAAAGGTTTGCTTGGGGGATCTTTTGCCACGATGTAGCTCAATGGAACCTTTTGGGTCATGGTGCACTTATGATCGTGGATCGTAGTTCTAAACATTGCGTCGGACAGGTCGGCATCAACGCTGGTCCTTTCTTCCCTGAGCATGAATTAGGTTGGTTTGTATATGAAGGCTTTGAAGGCAACGGATATGCCTATGAAGCAGCAGAAACTTTGAAGCGTTGGGCTTTTAAAGAGCTCAGATTGCCAACTCTTGTTAGCTATATTGACCCTGAAAACGTAAAGTCCTGCAGACTTGCCAGACGCTTGCACGGAACCCTCGACACCGATGCACCCAGGGAAGATCCCGAGGATCTAGTTTTTCGATATGAGAACGATACGTGA
- a CDS encoding NADP-dependent oxidoreductase produces MTQKMDAPARYCKAKTIPAVALTKLPRIGHVADELKLIHIPTPRPSAKQVTVQLVASSMHIDEIYAAQGTALGRFYGPKNISLAEPYLMGTSVSGVVVATGKYVKRFKVGDEVTVIPNELGENGSWATYRNVPERYVMPKPPELTHVEASSLMLSSCVAWGALETANVKAGDRCVVVGASGAIGSVLVQLLKTKSAYVVGVCSAANSDLVRTLGADEIIDYQQSGFTMHRERRTDKVFDLVGGLRVENAAYRWLKQDGEFVTMVGPVRYLGERKLTLKEFTRAACYVAWRSIKTRWRGPKYTFCAMIPRRVAPKAMQFCCEHGIRSPIEGEIPFELGPIQDAIRLLTTHRARGRVVINFELAAQRAVSQENKYQCKRAVMK; encoded by the coding sequence TTGACGCAAAAAATGGATGCTCCAGCTCGATATTGCAAGGCAAAAACAATCCCTGCGGTGGCCCTGACAAAGCTGCCAAGAATTGGTCATGTCGCGGATGAACTAAAATTAATTCATATACCTACACCTCGACCATCAGCGAAACAGGTCACCGTACAGCTCGTCGCATCATCAATGCATATCGACGAAATCTATGCTGCACAAGGAACTGCATTGGGCCGCTTCTATGGGCCCAAAAACATATCACTTGCAGAACCTTATCTGATGGGAACTTCTGTTTCCGGAGTTGTTGTGGCGACAGGGAAATATGTAAAACGGTTCAAAGTTGGAGATGAAGTCACCGTCATTCCGAACGAGCTCGGAGAAAACGGCTCTTGGGCGACATACAGAAACGTTCCAGAACGCTACGTTATGCCTAAGCCTCCGGAACTAACGCATGTTGAAGCTTCATCGTTGATGCTTTCTTCTTGTGTTGCATGGGGTGCTCTCGAAACTGCCAACGTGAAGGCAGGTGATCGGTGTGTGGTCGTCGGCGCTTCAGGTGCAATCGGCTCGGTGCTTGTTCAGCTGCTCAAGACAAAATCAGCCTATGTGGTGGGAGTTTGCAGTGCTGCCAACTCAGATCTAGTTCGCACTCTCGGGGCCGACGAAATTATTGACTACCAGCAATCAGGCTTCACGATGCATCGGGAACGAAGAACAGACAAAGTTTTCGACCTTGTTGGAGGACTTCGCGTTGAAAACGCTGCATATCGTTGGCTGAAACAAGACGGCGAGTTTGTCACCATGGTTGGGCCAGTACGTTATCTAGGTGAACGCAAACTCACTCTTAAAGAGTTCACCAGGGCCGCTTGCTATGTTGCTTGGCGAAGCATCAAGACAAGGTGGCGCGGGCCCAAGTACACATTTTGTGCAATGATACCACGTCGTGTTGCCCCAAAAGCCATGCAGTTCTGCTGCGAACATGGAATCCGCTCACCCATCGAGGGGGAAATCCCATTCGAGTTGGGACCGATACAAGATGCAATCCGACTGTTAACCACGCATCGAGCGAGAGGCCGAGTTGTCATCAATTTTGAGCTCGCTGCACAACGAGCAGTTTCTCAAGAAAACAAGTATCAATGTAAAAGAGCCGTGATGAAATGA
- a CDS encoding TetR/AcrR family transcriptional regulator, with the protein MKTPARKNMRPEDRRAQLLDCAQILFFSKGFEETTMQDVLEFASVSKGGFYHHFKSKEELLFGVLDRLADGVLSQMAVVVSDETSSAIDLLHNFTHLRADYLREHDYPEQVEIFRTMNHDRNLALLEQFKRRVRVGATPILSKILQKGCDEGVFSVEDVETAAELILHISNFLDFALTRAIDARGTKDAMLAGENLQSAIDLQFLTIDRVLGLPDGTTNFGWPEAVKATMETMPVS; encoded by the coding sequence ATGAAGACGCCTGCACGCAAGAATATGCGACCAGAAGACAGACGAGCTCAGCTGTTGGATTGTGCGCAAATCCTGTTTTTCTCCAAAGGCTTCGAAGAAACAACAATGCAAGATGTATTAGAGTTCGCAAGCGTATCAAAAGGTGGCTTCTATCATCACTTCAAGTCCAAAGAGGAGCTACTATTTGGAGTTTTGGATCGTTTGGCTGATGGCGTGCTCTCTCAAATGGCCGTTGTCGTTTCAGACGAGACATCCTCTGCAATTGATCTCTTGCATAATTTCACGCACTTGCGTGCAGACTATTTGCGAGAACATGACTATCCTGAGCAAGTGGAAATCTTCCGGACAATGAACCATGATCGCAATCTGGCTTTGCTTGAACAGTTCAAGCGCCGGGTGCGCGTTGGCGCGACACCGATTCTGTCAAAAATCCTGCAGAAAGGTTGTGATGAAGGAGTGTTCAGTGTCGAAGACGTTGAAACAGCAGCCGAGCTGATCCTTCATATTAGCAATTTCCTGGATTTTGCTCTTACTCGAGCTATCGACGCGCGAGGAACAAAGGATGCAATGTTAGCGGGAGAGAATCTACAGTCCGCAATCGACCTGCAGTTTTTGACAATAGATCGAGTGCTCGGCCTACCAGACGGCACCACCAACTTTGGTTGGCCGGAAGCTGTGAAAGCAACGATGGAAACAATGCCCGTCAGTTAG
- a CDS encoding nitrite reductase: MIRLLVSLGSAVLTASACLADPTALYQKHCVECHGENRLGLIGPALLPETLGSLRGTALQDTIRSGREATEMPSFRDVLNDQQIDELSAYLKTPLDPAPVWGMEQISASLIKNDDYKPAPKPIWSADPLNVTLVVETSDHSVSVLDGDSFEVLTRFKTPFGTRGQPKFSPDGRYVFIMSRDGWIQKFDLYALQEVSRVRAGLNSRNIMLSHDGKWIAVANYLPNTFAILSADDLSPQKVEHVKGKDGSPSRVSAVYLAAKRKSFVLALKDTPSIWEVFYGPNPPHYGFAHDWRVEGPAPNKDPFPLRTITVKSLVEDFYLDPTDEYVMGASPSGKGGQVVDLVIGHKIAELDLTGMPHLGSGSTWKMGERTVMATPHLREPLVSIVDMKTWETLKQIEMLGSGFFTRTHENSPYLWVDVFFGPHKDAIQIIDKQTLEIVKTLRPQKGARAAHVEFTQDGKHALVSIWEEDGAVVIYDAKTLEEIDRLPMKKPRGKYNVGNRIER; this comes from the coding sequence ATGATCAGGCTCCTTGTTTCCCTTGGGTCGGCTGTTCTTACAGCATCTGCTTGCCTTGCTGACCCTACGGCTCTTTATCAAAAGCATTGCGTTGAATGCCACGGAGAGAACCGTTTGGGCCTGATTGGTCCGGCTCTGCTTCCTGAAACCCTTGGCAGTCTGCGTGGCACAGCACTTCAGGATACGATCAGGAGCGGGCGGGAAGCGACAGAGATGCCGTCTTTTCGCGATGTTTTGAATGACCAGCAGATTGACGAGCTCAGTGCCTATCTGAAAACTCCACTGGACCCGGCACCGGTCTGGGGGATGGAGCAGATTTCAGCGAGCCTGATTAAAAATGACGATTATAAACCGGCCCCAAAGCCAATCTGGTCGGCGGATCCCCTGAATGTGACGCTGGTGGTTGAGACTTCAGACCACTCTGTCAGCGTTCTGGATGGTGACAGCTTTGAGGTCCTGACACGCTTTAAGACCCCGTTTGGTACGCGTGGGCAGCCCAAGTTCTCACCGGATGGGCGTTACGTCTTCATCATGTCTCGTGACGGCTGGATTCAGAAGTTTGATCTCTACGCATTGCAGGAGGTCAGCCGTGTTCGTGCTGGTCTGAACAGCCGGAATATTATGCTGAGCCATGACGGCAAATGGATTGCAGTTGCCAACTATCTGCCCAACACGTTTGCGATCCTCTCCGCTGATGATCTGAGCCCACAAAAGGTGGAGCACGTGAAGGGCAAAGATGGCTCACCGAGCCGTGTCTCTGCCGTTTACCTCGCAGCTAAGCGCAAGAGCTTTGTGTTGGCTCTTAAAGACACTCCCTCCATCTGGGAAGTGTTTTACGGCCCCAACCCACCCCACTATGGCTTTGCTCATGATTGGCGCGTGGAAGGACCAGCCCCGAATAAGGATCCGTTTCCTCTCCGCACCATCACAGTCAAAAGCTTGGTTGAAGATTTCTATCTCGACCCGACTGATGAGTACGTAATGGGGGCTTCGCCGAGCGGTAAAGGCGGACAGGTGGTTGATTTGGTGATCGGCCATAAGATTGCGGAGCTGGATCTGACAGGCATGCCGCACCTGGGTTCTGGTTCCACATGGAAGATGGGCGAGCGCACAGTCATGGCGACGCCTCATCTGAGAGAGCCACTTGTTTCCATCGTTGATATGAAAACGTGGGAGACCCTCAAGCAAATCGAGATGCTCGGTTCAGGCTTCTTCACCCGAACCCACGAGAACTCCCCTTATCTCTGGGTGGATGTCTTCTTTGGTCCGCACAAAGACGCTATTCAGATCATCGACAAACAGACCCTTGAGATTGTTAAGACCCTGCGCCCGCAAAAAGGCGCCCGCGCCGCCCATGTTGAGTTCACACAGGACGGCAAGCACGCGCTGGTTTCCATCTGGGAAGAGGATGGCGCAGTTGTCATCTATGACGCCAAGACACTGGAAGAAATCGATCGCCTGCCAATGAAAAAACCACGCGGAAAATACAACGTCGGCAACAGGATTGAGAGGTAG
- a CDS encoding cupredoxin domain-containing protein — protein sequence MYSRLLQGSAVALGLLMMTPAMAKDNKAAELCAKAEARYVDMFGHPSAEAEGVTVVTMYKYRFCPEKLTVPVGTTVRWVNVDKRTSHTVHLNEAGEKESDRLFPEENFEFTFLSAGSQQYLCGPHWETQKMIGMVTVTP from the coding sequence ATGTACTCAAGACTTCTTCAAGGTTCCGCTGTCGCACTGGGTTTGCTGATGATGACACCAGCGATGGCCAAGGACAACAAGGCTGCTGAGCTCTGCGCGAAAGCAGAAGCGCGCTATGTCGATATGTTCGGGCATCCATCTGCTGAAGCTGAGGGCGTGACTGTCGTGACCATGTACAAGTACCGCTTCTGCCCTGAAAAGCTGACAGTGCCTGTTGGAACGACTGTGCGCTGGGTGAACGTGGACAAGCGCACCAGCCATACTGTTCATTTGAACGAGGCAGGCGAGAAAGAGTCTGACCGGCTGTTCCCGGAAGAAAACTTCGAGTTCACGTTTCTGAGTGCCGGCTCTCAGCAATATCTGTGTGGCCCTCACTGGGAAACACAGAAGATGATCGGCATGGTGACCGTTACTCCCTAG
- a CDS encoding ethylbenzene dehydrogenase-related protein, producing the protein MIEAPNHNFVREIPKEYMESLARIEAKEAAEAEAASAAKKAQQEATQAQIAAAVDAAVAEERAKASGEASAADAGDTVGANIDWSGVDSVDMTLFYPGQASFEFVQNGKQHGGARPLTKGGDQCTTCHAKELENIGNKIVKGTENTEPTPIPGKRGVINATMQAAHDGENVYFRLQWPDAPHAPAPFVDGGKMDPDNQIKVAMMITGTGIKMGEQVGCWATCHADNTYMPFDPGPEAIAASGDVAELLKAKESIQKYLSETRTKIEIKGRRGKAQGGWNKLKSAEEIDQLLADGTFMDLMRVYADGSATNGYLLERRVQNDGDIAASAKLSAGMWTVVFSRPLTSDKPGDVPLEAGKTYTVGFAIHDDFSSARFHHVTLNTSLALDDETAQINVVGR; encoded by the coding sequence ATGATCGAGGCGCCAAACCACAACTTCGTTCGCGAGATTCCTAAAGAATACATGGAAAGCCTCGCTCGCATTGAAGCGAAAGAAGCTGCTGAAGCAGAAGCTGCAAGTGCTGCAAAGAAAGCACAGCAGGAAGCTACGCAGGCGCAGATTGCGGCTGCAGTTGACGCGGCTGTTGCTGAAGAACGCGCAAAAGCTTCCGGTGAAGCGAGTGCGGCTGATGCAGGTGATACTGTTGGTGCCAACATCGACTGGAGCGGTGTCGACAGCGTGGATATGACCTTGTTCTATCCAGGTCAGGCTTCCTTCGAGTTCGTTCAGAACGGTAAGCAGCACGGTGGTGCTCGTCCGCTGACAAAGGGGGGTGACCAGTGCACAACCTGTCACGCGAAAGAGCTAGAAAACATCGGCAACAAGATCGTCAAGGGCACTGAAAATACTGAGCCTACGCCAATTCCTGGCAAGCGTGGTGTGATCAACGCAACGATGCAGGCTGCTCATGATGGCGAGAACGTCTACTTCCGTCTGCAATGGCCAGATGCACCTCACGCACCTGCACCATTCGTTGACGGCGGCAAGATGGATCCGGATAACCAGATCAAGGTTGCCATGATGATCACCGGTACTGGCATCAAGATGGGTGAACAGGTTGGTTGCTGGGCAACATGCCACGCAGACAACACCTACATGCCATTTGATCCGGGCCCAGAAGCAATCGCTGCTTCCGGTGACGTTGCTGAACTGCTGAAGGCGAAAGAGTCCATCCAGAAGTACCTGAGCGAAACCCGTACAAAGATCGAGATCAAAGGTCGCCGCGGTAAAGCACAGGGTGGTTGGAATAAGCTGAAGTCTGCTGAAGAAATCGACCAGCTGCTGGCTGACGGTACCTTCATGGATCTGATGCGCGTCTATGCTGATGGTTCCGCGACCAATGGTTACCTGCTTGAGCGTCGTGTTCAGAACGACGGTGACATCGCAGCTTCTGCCAAGCTATCCGCTGGCATGTGGACTGTGGTCTTCTCCCGTCCGCTGACAAGCGACAAGCCTGGCGATGTGCCACTGGAAGCAGGCAAGACCTACACAGTCGGCTTCGCGATCCACGATGACTTCTCATCCGCACGTTTCCACCACGTGACGCTGAACACCAGTTTGGCGCTGGATGATGAGACTGCCCAAATTAATGTGGTAGGACGCTAA
- a CDS encoding cytochrome D1 domain-containing protein has product MLQKKRRGSGYALAAGFAMLLGSAAAPAFAEGPTLSEEAFERSKQLYFEQCAGCHGVLRKGATGKNLEPHWKKTGKDGTVTEGGTLQLGQERLEKIIAWGTEGGMNNFSEILSEQEIKDMATYIMLDPPKPPEMSLTQMKQTRKVYVEEKDYPDKPLHGRNWENFFVVIERDAGKVAVIDGDTKEVLVHIPTGYAVHVIKASEHHKLEEPEQPGRFWYTMGRDGKMTKIDLWQTPDKMLVSEVTVAYDARDVAISGDGKYVIGGAYWPPHFAIVDAVTMEPLKVVSTRGYNTDGDYVEESRVAAIYTTPNEPTWLVAVKELGQMWQVDYTDIDNLRIEKIDSAKFLHDGFFDPTGRYFQIAANASNKMVVVDTKDRKLEAMIDVAALPHPGPGANWNDPKCGPVAGTTHLGVGTVSVWGNDPAGRPDEAWKKCYEVETDGPGLFIRTHPNSKYVWADQTKHPDPEIQQAVQVISKETGEIVKTITITETEGNAAVHFEFNADGTEVWVSNWNMGDSLEPNGEIVVFDAETLEEKTRIKGLYAPTGKFNVYIRSNHVT; this is encoded by the coding sequence ATGTTACAAAAAAAGAGACGTGGGTCAGGTTACGCGTTAGCGGCCGGCTTTGCGATGCTGCTCGGTAGTGCAGCTGCGCCCGCCTTTGCAGAAGGTCCGACACTGAGCGAAGAAGCTTTTGAGCGCTCTAAGCAGCTCTATTTTGAGCAGTGCGCAGGTTGTCACGGCGTTCTCCGTAAGGGTGCAACAGGTAAAAACCTGGAACCTCATTGGAAGAAAACGGGCAAAGACGGCACCGTGACTGAAGGTGGTACCCTTCAGCTGGGTCAGGAACGCCTTGAGAAGATCATCGCCTGGGGCACAGAAGGCGGCATGAACAACTTCTCGGAAATCCTGAGCGAGCAAGAAATCAAGGACATGGCGACCTACATCATGTTGGACCCGCCAAAGCCGCCTGAAATGTCGCTCACACAGATGAAGCAGACCCGCAAGGTTTATGTTGAGGAAAAGGATTATCCTGATAAGCCTCTCCATGGCCGTAACTGGGAAAACTTCTTCGTCGTCATCGAGCGTGACGCTGGTAAAGTGGCTGTCATCGACGGCGACACCAAAGAAGTTCTGGTCCACATTCCTACCGGTTATGCGGTGCACGTGATCAAAGCATCTGAGCACCATAAACTGGAAGAACCAGAGCAGCCAGGTCGCTTCTGGTACACCATGGGCCGTGACGGTAAGATGACCAAGATCGACCTCTGGCAGACCCCAGACAAGATGCTTGTTTCTGAAGTTACTGTTGCGTACGACGCTCGCGACGTTGCGATTTCCGGTGACGGTAAATACGTAATTGGTGGTGCTTACTGGCCTCCACACTTCGCTATTGTTGACGCTGTAACCATGGAACCTCTGAAAGTGGTTTCCACCCGCGGTTACAACACTGACGGTGACTATGTAGAAGAAAGCCGCGTTGCTGCTATCTACACCACACCTAATGAGCCAACATGGCTGGTTGCGGTTAAAGAACTTGGCCAGATGTGGCAGGTTGATTACACCGATATCGATAACCTTCGTATCGAAAAAATCGACTCCGCTAAGTTCCTGCACGATGGCTTCTTCGATCCAACAGGTCGTTACTTCCAGATCGCTGCAAACGCATCGAACAAAATGGTTGTAGTGGACACCAAAGATCGCAAGCTTGAAGCTATGATCGACGTTGCTGCTCTTCCACACCCAGGTCCAGGTGCAAACTGGAACGATCCTAAGTGTGGTCCTGTTGCAGGTACAACCCACCTCGGCGTAGGTACTGTATCTGTATGGGGTAACGATCCAGCAGGCCGTCCAGATGAAGCTTGGAAGAAGTGTTACGAAGTTGAAACAGACGGCCCAGGCCTCTTCATCCGTACACACCCTAACTCCAAGTACGTATGGGCTGACCAGACCAAACACCCAGATCCTGAAATTCAGCAGGCTGTTCAGGTGATCTCGAAAGAAACCGGTGAGATTGTGAAAACAATCACCATCACCGAAACAGAAGGCAATGCCGCTGTTCACTTCGAGTTCAACGCAGATGGTACTGAAGTTTGGGTATCCAACTGGAACATGGGCGACTCTCTGGAGCCAAACGGTGAAATCGTTGTCTTCGATGCTGAAACACTCGAAGAGAAAACCCGGATTAAGGGCCTTTACGCTCCAACCGGTAAGTTCAACGTTTACATCCGTTCGAACCACGTAACTTAA